One stretch of Nocardia fluminea DNA includes these proteins:
- a CDS encoding oxidoreductase has product MSIPKIWLITGASSGFGRAIAQDAIDAGDIVIAVARRTAALDELVAAHPDQLEAIALDVTDTARIDEVVADVVARHGRIDVLVNNAGRTHVGAVEETTEAELRGLFDLHLFGPAALTRAVLPHMRARRGGAIVQMSSVGGQLSFAGFSAYSATKFALEGMSEALAEEVAPFGITVLIVEPGAFRTGLFGPGAAAFSPESDVYADTAGATRRMVEGGDGTQPGDPAKAAAAIRAALSAEKPPLRLPLGADSVDAVLDHLDAIRADVLAWEKISRATTFDES; this is encoded by the coding sequence ATGAGCATCCCGAAGATCTGGCTGATCACCGGCGCGAGCAGCGGTTTCGGCCGCGCGATCGCGCAGGACGCGATCGACGCGGGCGATATCGTCATCGCCGTGGCCCGTCGCACCGCCGCCCTCGACGAGCTGGTCGCCGCGCACCCCGATCAGCTCGAGGCGATCGCGCTCGATGTCACCGACACCGCCCGCATCGATGAAGTCGTCGCCGATGTCGTCGCCCGGCACGGCCGCATCGACGTGTTGGTCAACAACGCGGGCCGCACCCATGTCGGCGCGGTCGAGGAGACCACCGAGGCCGAACTGCGCGGCCTGTTCGACCTGCACCTGTTCGGCCCCGCCGCCCTCACCCGTGCGGTGCTGCCGCACATGCGCGCGCGGCGCGGCGGTGCGATCGTGCAGATGAGCAGTGTCGGCGGGCAGCTGTCCTTCGCGGGGTTCTCCGCGTACAGCGCCACGAAATTCGCCCTGGAGGGCATGTCGGAGGCGCTCGCCGAAGAGGTGGCGCCGTTCGGCATCACGGTGCTGATCGTCGAACCCGGCGCATTCCGTACCGGCCTCTTCGGCCCCGGAGCCGCCGCGTTCAGCCCTGAGTCCGACGTCTACGCCGATACCGCCGGAGCGACCCGTCGCATGGTCGAAGGCGGTGACGGCACCCAGCCCGGCGACCCCGCCAAAGCTGCCGCCGCCATCCGCGCCGCCCTGTCCGCCGAGAAACCGCCGCTGCGCCTGCCGCTCGGCGCCGACTCGGTCGACGCCGTCCTCGATCACCTCGATGCCATCCGCGCCGACGTGCTCGCATGGGAAAAGATCTCCCGCGCCACCACTTTCGACGAGAGCTGA
- a CDS encoding ABA4-like family protein, with the protein MSTLFDLSFFVTVPLWALMIFAPTWRWTRTIISSPWIVLAPLVVWAIVAVPVLGAMWSLVTSPSLDAITEAVADPAVLTALWAQIIAWDLFLGRWIYLDSRERHIHPLLMGPLLVGTILLSPIAFPVYLLVREFAARSQGASSAVAQAEPIGTQWP; encoded by the coding sequence ATGAGCACGCTGTTCGACCTGTCGTTCTTCGTCACCGTGCCGCTCTGGGCGCTGATGATCTTCGCGCCGACCTGGCGGTGGACTCGCACGATCATCTCGTCGCCGTGGATTGTGCTGGCGCCGTTGGTGGTGTGGGCGATCGTCGCGGTGCCGGTGCTCGGCGCGATGTGGTCACTGGTGACCTCACCGTCTCTCGACGCGATCACCGAAGCCGTCGCCGATCCCGCTGTGCTCACCGCGCTCTGGGCGCAGATCATCGCGTGGGACCTGTTCCTCGGTCGCTGGATCTACCTCGACAGCCGTGAACGCCACATCCATCCGCTACTGATGGGGCCGCTGCTGGTCGGAACGATCCTGTTGTCGCCCATCGCCTTCCCGGTCTATCTGCTCGTCCGTGAGTTCGCGGCACGCTCGCAGGGCGCGAGTTCTGCTGTGGCACAAGCTGAGCCGATCGGCACTCAGTGGCCGTGA
- a CDS encoding MerR family transcriptional regulator, with protein sequence MRISELSERSGIAVATIKYYLREGLLPAGERTSPNQASYGEDHLRRLRLIRALIEVGGIPVATVSDVLAAVDSPEMPLFHVLGVAQDSLSTPVPAAHDAEWDRAYAAVCAEMDRRGWDMKPSPQAIDTLTGVIVRLAQLGYRDWATTTLPTYFDSTRAVAETDVAAALSAGGRDDIIDAVVVLTVLGDTALAAIRRIAQAQVSLERLRSREDM encoded by the coding sequence GTGCGAATCTCGGAGTTGAGTGAACGCAGCGGCATCGCGGTGGCGACCATCAAGTACTACCTGCGCGAAGGCCTGCTGCCGGCGGGTGAACGCACCAGCCCCAACCAGGCCAGCTACGGCGAAGACCACCTGCGCCGGCTGCGCCTGATCCGCGCGTTGATCGAGGTGGGCGGGATTCCGGTCGCCACCGTCTCCGATGTCCTCGCCGCGGTCGACTCCCCCGAGATGCCCCTGTTCCATGTGCTCGGCGTGGCCCAGGACAGTCTGTCCACCCCGGTACCCGCCGCCCACGACGCCGAATGGGACCGCGCCTACGCGGCCGTGTGCGCGGAAATGGACCGGCGCGGCTGGGACATGAAACCGAGCCCGCAGGCCATCGACACCCTCACCGGCGTGATCGTGCGACTCGCGCAACTCGGCTACCGGGACTGGGCCACCACCACCCTGCCCACCTATTTCGACAGCACGCGCGCGGTCGCGGAAACCGACGTCGCGGCCGCCCTGTCCGCGGGCGGGCGCGACGACATCATCGACGCGGTCGTCGTTCTCACCGTCCTCGGCGACACCGCACTGGCCGCCATCCGCCGCATCGCCCAGGCCCAGGTCTCCCTGGAACGCCTGCGGAGCCGAGAGGACATGTGA
- a CDS encoding amino acid ABC transporter ATP-binding protein, with amino-acid sequence MVLADRVCKSFGALQVLKGISLEVQRGKVLTLVGPSGSGKSTFLRCINHLEQVNAGRLYVDGELVGYREKNGKLYEMHERDAAIQRREIGMVFQHFNLFPHRTALENVIEAPIQVRGIRKSDAVARAEELLERVGLSAKRNAYPAQLSGGQQQRVAIARALAMDPKLMLFDEPTSALDPELVGEVLAVMRELADSGMTMLVVTHEMGFAREVADELVFMDAGVVVESGPPRELLANPQHERTQAFLSRLL; translated from the coding sequence ATGGTGCTGGCTGACCGGGTGTGCAAGAGCTTCGGTGCGCTGCAGGTGCTCAAGGGCATCTCCCTCGAGGTCCAGCGCGGCAAGGTGCTGACCCTGGTCGGCCCGTCCGGTTCGGGCAAGTCGACGTTCCTGCGCTGCATCAATCACCTCGAACAGGTGAACGCGGGCAGGCTCTACGTCGACGGCGAACTGGTCGGCTACCGGGAGAAGAACGGCAAGCTCTACGAGATGCACGAGCGCGATGCCGCGATCCAGCGTCGCGAAATCGGCATGGTGTTCCAGCATTTCAACCTGTTCCCGCACCGTACGGCGCTGGAGAACGTGATCGAGGCGCCCATCCAGGTGCGCGGGATCCGCAAGTCCGACGCCGTCGCGAGGGCCGAGGAACTGCTCGAGCGGGTAGGACTCTCGGCCAAGCGCAACGCCTACCCGGCGCAGCTGTCGGGTGGTCAGCAGCAGCGCGTCGCCATCGCGCGAGCGCTGGCGATGGATCCCAAGCTGATGCTGTTCGACGAGCCCACCTCGGCGCTCGACCCCGAGCTGGTCGGTGAGGTGCTCGCGGTGATGCGGGAGCTGGCCGATTCGGGCATGACCATGCTGGTGGTGACCCACGAGATGGGCTTCGCCCGTGAGGTCGCCGACGAACTGGTGTTCATGGATGCCGGCGTGGTCGTGGAGTCGGGCCCGCCGCGTGAACTGCTGGCCAACCCCCAGCACGAGCGGACCCAGGCTTTCCTGTCACGTCTGCTCTGA
- a CDS encoding amino acid ABC transporter permease (The N-terminal region of this protein, as described by TIGR01726, is a three transmembrane segment that identifies a subfamily of ABC transporter permease subunits, which specificities that include histidine, arginine, glutamine, glutamate, L-cystine (sic), the opines (in Agrobacterium) octopine and nopaline, etc.) has protein sequence MTDAKDTVEVPGPGTEPEPIKAVPLRRPGRWIAAAIILILVGLFVYGAATNPAYRWDTYGKYLFDSRITAGAIVTLELTVLAMAIAVSLGTVLAVMRLSPNPVLRTAAWIYLWIFRGTPVFVQLVFWGLVPSLYKQIDLGVPFGPQFFHLDVQQLQAAFLFAVIGLGLNEAAYMAEIVRAGINSVGEGQREASVALGMSWTQTMRRTVLPQAMRVIIPPTGNELIGMLKTTSLVTAIPLSTDLFGRARDIYGVNFQPIPLLLVCATWYLAITSVLMVGQYYLERYYSRGATRQLTAKQLQELATAQAAVKAK, from the coding sequence GTGACCGACGCGAAAGACACGGTGGAGGTGCCCGGACCGGGCACCGAACCCGAACCGATCAAAGCGGTCCCGCTGCGCAGGCCGGGCCGCTGGATCGCGGCGGCAATCATCCTCATCCTGGTGGGATTGTTCGTCTACGGAGCCGCCACGAATCCCGCCTACCGGTGGGACACCTACGGCAAGTACCTGTTCGACAGCCGGATCACCGCCGGGGCGATCGTCACCCTGGAACTCACCGTGCTCGCGATGGCGATCGCGGTGAGCCTGGGCACGGTCCTCGCGGTGATGCGGCTGTCGCCGAACCCGGTGCTGCGCACCGCCGCGTGGATCTACCTCTGGATCTTCCGCGGCACCCCGGTGTTCGTGCAGTTGGTGTTCTGGGGCCTGGTCCCCTCGCTGTACAAGCAGATCGATCTGGGTGTGCCGTTCGGGCCGCAGTTCTTCCACCTCGATGTGCAGCAACTGCAGGCGGCGTTCCTGTTCGCGGTGATCGGCCTCGGTCTCAACGAGGCCGCGTACATGGCCGAGATCGTGCGTGCGGGCATCAACTCCGTCGGCGAGGGCCAGCGCGAAGCGTCGGTGGCGTTGGGCATGTCGTGGACGCAGACGATGCGCCGCACGGTGTTGCCGCAGGCCATGCGGGTGATCATCCCGCCCACCGGCAACGAGCTGATCGGCATGCTCAAGACGACCTCGCTGGTCACCGCGATTCCGTTGAGCACCGACCTGTTCGGCCGCGCCCGTGACATCTACGGCGTGAACTTCCAGCCGATCCCGCTGCTGCTGGTCTGTGCCACCTGGTACCTGGCGATCACCAGCGTGCTCATGGTCGGTCAGTACTACTTGGAACGCTATTACTCGCGCGGTGCCACCCGGCAGCTGACGGCCAAGCAGCTGCAGGAACTGGCCACGGCGCAGGCGGCGGTGAAGGCGAAATGA
- a CDS encoding ABC transporter substrate-binding protein, whose protein sequence is MSVRTVLGRGAVRLLCTAACGALLLTGCADNTEGDGASVNKVTAEKVDALAAAVPDKVKQAGKLVVGVNVPYQPNEYKDAGGKIVGFDVDLLDAVATTLGLKVDYVESSFEKIIPAIQAGTYDVGMSSITDSREREQQVDFTTYFSAGIQWAQQTGKAIDPNNACGKKVAVQSTTVEHTDEIPAKSAKCVAEGKPAIEMKAFDEQSAATNALVLGQVDAMSADSPVTAYAIKQSEGKIEAAGPLFDSAPYGWAVQKGSPLAAALQKALQHLIDNGKYGEITTNWGVQDGQIKTSVINGAVS, encoded by the coding sequence TTGTCTGTTCGAACTGTCCTCGGCCGTGGCGCCGTGCGGCTGCTGTGTACCGCCGCCTGCGGTGCCTTGTTGTTGACCGGCTGCGCCGACAACACCGAGGGCGACGGCGCCTCGGTGAACAAGGTGACCGCGGAGAAGGTCGACGCGCTCGCCGCGGCGGTCCCCGACAAGGTGAAGCAGGCAGGCAAGTTGGTCGTCGGCGTGAACGTGCCGTACCAGCCGAACGAGTACAAGGACGCCGGCGGCAAGATCGTCGGCTTCGACGTCGACCTCCTCGACGCCGTCGCGACGACCCTCGGACTGAAGGTCGACTATGTCGAATCCTCGTTCGAGAAGATCATTCCCGCTATTCAGGCGGGAACCTACGACGTGGGTATGTCCTCGATCACCGATTCGCGTGAACGCGAACAGCAGGTCGATTTCACGACCTATTTCTCCGCGGGTATCCAGTGGGCCCAGCAAACCGGTAAAGCCATCGATCCGAACAATGCGTGCGGCAAGAAGGTCGCCGTACAGTCCACTACGGTCGAGCACACCGACGAGATTCCCGCCAAGAGCGCCAAGTGCGTCGCCGAGGGTAAGCCCGCCATCGAAATGAAGGCATTCGACGAGCAGAGCGCGGCGACCAACGCGTTGGTGCTCGGCCAGGTCGACGCGATGTCGGCGGATTCCCCGGTGACCGCGTACGCGATCAAACAGAGCGAAGGCAAGATCGAGGCCGCGGGCCCGCTGTTCGATTCCGCGCCCTACGGCTGGGCCGTGCAGAAGGGCTCCCCGCTGGCGGCGGCCCTGCAGAAGGCGCTGCAGCACCTGATCGACAATGGCAAGTACGGCGAGATCACCACCAACTGGGGTGTGCAGGACGGGCAGATCAAGACCTCGGTGATCAACGGTGCAGTGAGCTGA
- a CDS encoding isocitrate/isopropylmalate dehydrogenase family protein, producing the protein MTATKANLRLGVIDGDGIGPEVVAATRAVVDEAIGAAGLAPVRWVPLSIGHDAIAAYGNPLPEQTLTALEDLDAWILGPHDNASYPADLRVAPGGVIRKRLGLYANIRPAAAFTGVRAMAPDIDLVIVRENSEGFYADRNMFAGSGEFRPTEDVAMAVAVITRQACERIAHQALRLARGRRKRVTVVHKANVLPMTTGLFRDVCYAVAEQYPDVTVDDEHVDAMAAHLVRSPAEFDVIVTENLFGDILSDLAGELSGSLGMAASLNCSDTRAMAQAVHGAAPGLAGHNRANPAALQLSAAMLLRWLGVRDNNSLLHDAADRITHAVAATLAAGIATADLGGLASTSEFTEQVRARVHRR; encoded by the coding sequence GTGACGGCGACGAAGGCGAATCTGCGGCTCGGAGTGATCGACGGCGACGGCATCGGGCCCGAGGTGGTGGCCGCGACCCGGGCGGTCGTCGACGAGGCGATCGGCGCGGCCGGGCTCGCCCCGGTGCGATGGGTGCCGTTGTCGATCGGGCACGACGCGATCGCCGCCTACGGCAACCCGTTGCCGGAGCAGACCCTGACGGCTCTCGAGGATCTCGACGCCTGGATCCTCGGCCCGCACGACAATGCCTCCTACCCCGCGGACCTGCGCGTGGCACCGGGCGGCGTCATCCGCAAACGGCTCGGGCTGTACGCGAACATCCGCCCCGCCGCCGCCTTCACCGGCGTGCGCGCGATGGCGCCCGATATCGACCTGGTGATCGTCCGCGAGAACAGTGAGGGTTTCTACGCGGATCGCAATATGTTCGCCGGGTCGGGGGAGTTCCGTCCCACCGAGGATGTGGCGATGGCGGTCGCGGTGATCACGCGCCAGGCGTGCGAGCGGATCGCGCATCAGGCGTTGCGGCTGGCGCGGGGCAGGCGCAAGCGGGTCACCGTGGTGCACAAGGCCAATGTGTTGCCGATGACGACCGGGCTGTTCCGTGATGTCTGTTACGCGGTGGCCGAGCAGTATCCGGACGTGACGGTCGACGACGAACACGTCGACGCGATGGCGGCGCACCTGGTGCGCTCACCCGCCGAGTTCGACGTGATCGTCACCGAGAACCTGTTCGGTGACATCCTCTCGGATCTGGCAGGCGAGCTCAGCGGCTCGCTCGGGATGGCCGCCTCACTCAACTGCTCCGACACACGCGCGATGGCGCAGGCTGTGCACGGCGCGGCGCCCGGTCTGGCCGGGCACAATCGGGCCAATCCCGCCGCGCTGCAATTGTCGGCGGCAATGCTGTTGCGCTGGTTGGGAGTTCGCGACAACAATAGTTTGCTCCATGATGCCGCCGATCGCATTACGCATGCGGTAGCGGCGACCCTGGCAGCCGGAATCGCGACCGCGGATCTCGGCGGTCTGGCTTCCACCAGCGAATTCACCGAGCAGGTGCGTGCCCGCGTGCACCGAAGGTGA
- the trxA gene encoding thioredoxin, with product MATQTLTQQNFDEVITGNDVVLVDFWASWCGPCRSFAPTYETSSEKHTDVVYGKVDTEAEQGLAAAANIQSIPTIMAFREGVLVFAQPGALPPAALEDLVTQIKDLDMDEVRKQIAEQESSPAE from the coding sequence ATGGCCACCCAGACGCTGACCCAGCAGAACTTCGACGAAGTCATCACCGGAAACGACGTGGTCCTCGTCGATTTCTGGGCTTCCTGGTGCGGTCCTTGCCGCAGTTTCGCACCGACCTACGAGACCTCGTCGGAAAAGCACACCGATGTCGTCTACGGCAAGGTCGACACCGAGGCCGAGCAGGGACTCGCCGCGGCCGCCAACATCCAGTCGATTCCGACCATCATGGCCTTCCGCGAGGGCGTACTCGTCTTCGCGCAGCCGGGCGCGCTGCCGCCCGCCGCGCTCGAGGACCTGGTGACCCAGATCAAGGATCTGGACATGGACGAGGTGCGCAAGCAGATCGCCGAGCAGGAATCCTCCCCCGCCGAATAG
- a CDS encoding 2-keto-3-deoxygluconate kinase translates to MTLTLDHALFAAAPKGLRAELTDLDPAAFLDRYTRADGSIALREWSCSGTDFTATLEFADHLRTVIATGSPVAAMTSALYDEGYPLEILRFHQRPTTDGTATFMQCEINGRRGWAVATAADSAESTVRAMIAGVNLLAG, encoded by the coding sequence ATGACGCTGACACTGGACCATGCCCTGTTCGCCGCCGCCCCCAAGGGCCTGCGCGCCGAGCTCACCGACCTCGACCCCGCCGCCTTCCTCGACCGGTACACCCGCGCCGACGGATCCATCGCTCTTCGCGAATGGTCTTGTTCCGGAACGGATTTCACCGCCACCCTGGAATTCGCCGACCACCTCCGCACCGTCATCGCCACCGGTAGCCCGGTCGCCGCGATGACCTCCGCGCTCTACGACGAGGGTTACCCCCTCGAGATTCTGCGCTTCCATCAGCGCCCGACCACCGACGGCACCGCCACCTTCATGCAGTGCGAGATCAACGGCAGGCGCGGCTGGGCGGTGGCCACCGCCGCCGACAGCGCCGAATCGACCGTGCGCGCCATGATCGCGGGCGTCAACCTGCTCGCGGGCTGA